The Hemiscyllium ocellatum isolate sHemOce1 unplaced genomic scaffold, sHemOce1.pat.X.cur. scaffold_1326_pat_ctg1, whole genome shotgun sequence genome has a window encoding:
- the LOC132809646 gene encoding EGF-containing fibulin-like extracellular matrix protein 2: MLTLTLLLALTLPHLHTQQVDEAVSYTECTDGYEWDFQRQHCRDIDECETIPGACKGTMKCFNHYGGYLCLPRSASIITHNDVGPDGQGGPNPPLPPDAASHQQPPAGGSGPCSQGYTLNQEEQCVDIDECELDIHSCQPSQECVNTDGGFKCKCPEGYRLVGTECIDINECRFRYCQHRCVNSPGSFTCQCEPGFTLGQDNRSCVDVDECAMGAPCEQRCFNTYGSYVCRCEQGYDLSDDGQSCKGINWGRGGGGGGDTRLQ, encoded by the exons ATGTTGACCCTGACCCTGCTCCTGGCCCTGACACTCCCGCACCTTCACACTCAGCAGGTCGACGAAGCTGTCAGTTACACG gAGTGTACTGATGGTTATGAGTGGGATTTCCAGAGGCAGCACTGTCGAG ACATTGACGAGTGTGAGACCATCCCCGGGGCGTGTAAGGGCACCATGAAATGTTTCAATCACTATGGAGGTTACCTGTGCCTCCCTCGCTCGGCCTCGATCATCACCCACAACGACGTGGGTCCCGATGGACAGGGGGGTCCgaaccccccactccccccggACGCTGCCTCTCATCAGCAGCCCCCTGCTGGGGGCTCCGGCCCCTGCTCGCAGGGGTATACCCTCAACCAGGAGGAGCAGTGCGTAG ACATCGATGAGTGTGAGCTGGACATTCACAGCTGCCAACCCAGTCAGGAGTGCGTCAATACCGATGGTGGCTTCAAATGCAAGTGCCCAGAGGGGTACCGCCTGGTTGGCACTGAGTGTATCG ACATTAATGAATGCCGCTTTCGATACTGTCAGCACCGATGTGTGAACTCCCCGGGCTCCTTCACCTGTCAGTGTGAGCCTGGATTTACGCTGGGTCAGGATAACCGCTCCTGTGTTG ATGTGGATGAGTGTGCGATGGGAGCACCGTGTGAACAACGCTGCTTCAACACCTACGGCTCCTACGTCTGCCGCTGTGAGCAGGGCTACGATCTCTCCGACGATGGGCAGAGCTGTAAAGGTATcaactgggggagggggggggggggggggggagacaccAGATTACag